CAGAAATCCCGGCTGTCCGAGGTCAAAGGTCCAGCACGCGGGGAAGGGGGCGAAGACTTTTTCCAGCCGTGCGCCCCGGATTTTTCCGGCCGCCTCCCGGGCCACGAAGCGAAAAACCGTTGCGTCCACCAATCTTTCTCCTTGGGCGTGTCCGCCGCCTGGACCCGCTACTTCAGAAGAGCCCGGAAAAAACGGCGCAGGTCTTCCAGAATCATGTACAGGGAGGGCACTATTCCCAGAGTGATGAAGGTGGCGAAGACTATGCCGAACCCCAGGGACAGGGCCATGGGGATGAGGAAGCGGGCCTGTCTCGACGTTTCCCAGATCATGGGAGCCAGCCCGCCGAAAGTGGTCACGGTGGTCAGCAAAATGGGGCGGAAGCGCTGGAGACTGGCCTGATGGATGGCCGTCAGGGCGGACTGTCCCAGACGGCGTTTGCTGTTGGCGCAGTCGATGAGCACCAGAGAGGCGTTGACCACCACCCCGGACAGGGCCACGATGCCGAACAGGGAAACCAGACTGAACGAGTATCCCATGAGCAGATGCCCGAGCACTGCCCCGACAATGCCGAAAGGAATGCTGGTCATGATGATGACCGGCTGCACGTAGCTGCGCAGAGGAACGGCCAGCAGGACAAAGATACCCAGCACGGCGATGCCCAGGCCCGTCATCAGGGCTGAAACTCCCTCTTCGCTTTCGGCCTGTTTGCCCTCGAAGCTGTAGGTCAGTCCGGGGAAGCGTTCGACCAGCCGGGGCAGGACGGACTCAGTCAGGGACTGCTGGATGGTTCCGGCTTCCGACCGCGGCGTCACGTCGGCCGTGACGGAGATGACCCGGCGGCCCTTGCGGCGTTCGATGCTGGTATAGGAGCGTCCCATTTTGACTTCGGCCACTTCGCGCAGGGGCACATAGCTTCTTTTTGGCGTGCGTAACAGGAAATTTTCGATACTGTGAACGCTGCTTCGTTCGTCCAAGGGCAGCCGCGTCATGACTCTGAGTTCATTTCTGCCGCGCTGCTGGCGCAGGGCTTCGGCCCCGTAATAGGCGGAGCGGATCTGCCGGGCCACATCGAGGGAGGTCAGGCCCAGGCTCATGCCCTGGGGCAGCAGGCTGAAGTCGAACTGCATCTTGCCCTGGGAAACGCCGTCGTCGATATCCGAGGTCTGCGCGTATTCGCCCAGGGTCTGCGCCAGCTCCTTCCCGGCCAGTTCCAGCACCTGCGTGGAGCGGTGGGAGAGTTCCACGGTCAGGGCCGCGCCGGAGCCCGATCCGCCCCGGTCAGCCTGGAATTTCAGGGTATCGACTCCCGGAATGTCGCCGACGCTCTCGCGCCACCTGCGGGTGAATTCCGTCGTGGAGATGCTCCGTTTTTCCGGAGGAGCGAGGAAGACTAGGACCGACCCCTGGTGCCCGCCCCTGTCGTCTCCCGCCTGAGAGTAGATGCCCTGCACCAGGTTGTCGTCGCCGAGCTCTTTCGCCAGTTCCCCGGCGGCCCGGACCAGCTGTTCCAGCACGGCCTCGGTGCGCTCCAGCGGCGAACCGAAAGGCAGCTCCAGAGCGGCGTAGGCATAGTCGGATTCCACGCTGGGTGATACATCGAAGCCCATCCTGCCGCTGCCGACATACCCGGCGGTGATGCCCAGTCCGGCTACCGCCGCGGCGAGGGTCAGATAGCGCAGCCGGATGGTCCAGGCCAGAAGGGGCGAAAAGATTTCATCGACCATGCGCATGAAGCCCGCGCTGAACCGGCCCTGCAGCCTCTGGAGAGGGGCGAGCCACGAGATGGTGCGGGCTTTCTGATGTCCCAGATGGGAGGGCAGCACGAACAGCACTTCCGTAAGGGATATGAGAAACACGCTGATCACGATGATGGGTATGATGCTGAAAAACCGCCCCAGAGAGCCGGGAACGAAAAACATGGGAGCGAAAGCCACCATGTTGGTCAGAACGGCGAAGGTCACGGGAGTGACCATTTCCCGCGCTCCGGCGATAGCCGCCTTGAGGGGTGGCAGACCCTGCTCCCTGTATTGGTACACGTTTTCGCCGACCACGATGGCGTCGTCCACCACGATGCCCAAAGTGACGATGAAGGCGAACATGGAGATCATGTTGATGGACACGTCCGCGGCGGGCAGGAACAGAAACGAGCCCAGAATGGACACGGGGATGCCCATGCTGACCCAGAAGGCCAGCCGTATCTCCAGAAAAAGAGTCAGCAGGCCGAAAACCAGCAGCAGGCCGATGATGCCGTTTTTGATGAGCAGGTCCATGCGCTGGCGGAACATGTCGGACAGATCGAAGGTTTTGGCCAGACGCACGCCCGGTGGCAGCATCTGGTTCAGGCGGTCTAGATGGCCGGCGACGGCCGTGGACACGGAAACGGGCGTCTGGTCACCCACGCTGTACACATCAAGCAGGACGGCCGGCTGGCCGTTGTAGCGGGCCATGATATCCGCCTCGGCGAAACCGTCGGTGACGGTACCCAGATCCTCCAGACGAACGACGGAACCCTCGGGTGTGGTGATGACGGGCAGTTTGGCGAACTCCACTCCCAATTCCCGGCGGTCCCTGACCCTAACCAGAATCTCGCCCTGGGTGGTCTTCATGCTGCCGCCGGGCAGTTCCAGCGCGGATTTGCCGATGATGTCGGCGACTTCATCCAGGGTCAGACCGTGGGCCCTGAGGCGCTCCTGGGATATCTCCACGCTGATTTCCAGATCGCGTATGCCGTCCAGATTGATCTGCGTTATCTCCGGATCCTGAAGCAGTTCGTCGCGCACCGTTTCGGCCAGGCTGCGCAGGGCGATCTCGTTCACATCGCCGTACAGAGTGAGAAAAACCGTTTGCAGCCGTCTGGAGCTCACGGTCACCTTGGGGGTTTCCGCCTCTTTCGGGAACGAGGTGATGCGGTCCACCTCGCTTTTGATGTCCTGGGCCAGGCGCTGGATATCCGTGCCGGAAAGGGCTTTCACCGTGACCAGGCCGGAATTTTCCGCCGACGAGGAGAGAACTTCCTTTACGCCGTCCAGCCCGGCCACGCGTTCCTCGATAGCCAGTACGATACCCTGTTCGACCTCCTCGGGGCTGGCGCCGGGGTAGGCTACGCTTACGGTCACGATCTCGGAGGAAGGCTCCGGCAGAAATTCCTGCTTGATGTGCGGGGCGACGATCAGGCCGCCCAGAAGACAGGCCATCATGAGCAGGTTGGCGGCCACGGGATTGTTGGCCATCCAGGCGATGGGGCCACGCTGGTTGATGCGCGTCATCTAGGGCTCCGATGGAGACTGTCCGCTCAGGGTGACGGACATGCCGGCGATGGGCGCAGGGATGTCGCTGGTGACCACCATGTCGCCGGAAGAAAGGCCGCCGCTGACAAGAACGCTTTCGCGGTCGCGCCAGGCCACTGTGACCTGCCGGATGTCCAGCAGTCCGTCGCGTACGGTCCATACGGTGTCCCCGTCATGCAGGGCGGCTCTGGGCAGCCGGATGACGCCGTCCAGGCGCGCACCCCGAATGGCCAGACGTACATACTCGCCAAGAAGAACGGGGGTGGGGCGGACATCAAGAGGGCTGGGCACGGACACCAGAATCCGGGCCATGCGGCCCTGGTTTTCCAAATCGCCCAGCAGGCGCAGCACCCGGCCCCGGGCGCGGGAACTTCCGTCCGGGGCGAGAATGTCCGCCGCGGATCCGGGCCGGTCCTTTCCGGGCAGGGCGATCCAGAGCAACTGATCCACGGGCACGGACGCTTCCACCCAGTACTGGCTGACATCCACCAGTTTTCCCAGAGTTTCCTGCGTGGAAACATGCGCCCCCAGGTTCACGTTTTTTTCCAGTACCAACGCCGTGAAAGGCGCGGTGACCGTGGTCCGGCGCAAATCCAGTTCGGCCTGGGCGAGGCCTGCTTCGGCCTGGAGAAGCCTGGCCCGGGCCTGGGCCAGCTGGGGCTTGCGCAGGGCCAGATCCGGACTGCCCGTGGCCTGCCCTTCGCGGGACAGTATTTCCCATTCGTGCCGGGCCACTTCCTGATAGCCGCGTTCCAGGGCCAGATCGGCCTTCGCCTGCTCCAGCGCCGCCTTCCGGGTCAGCGCGGCCAGCTGAAAATCCTCGGTTTCCAGCCGCAGGAGAGATTTTCCGGCGGCAACGACCCCGCCGGGCTCGAAGTCTGCGGACATTTGCCGGACGGTTCCGGGCACTTCGGCCCTGATGCTGGTCTCGCGGGCCGGGACAACCGTGCCCATGGCGTGGATGACGATGTGTGCCGGGCCGGACCGGACCGGCATGGCTTCGACCAGAGGGGAAAGCGGAACAGGAGGGCGTTGCGGCGGAGTGGGCCGGGTGGCCAGAAAATAGGCGGCGAGGGCCGCGCCCGCGCCCAGCACGAGCAGGCAGAGAAGCGCGGTCAGGAGCTTCATCCGCCGGGACAGAGGTTCGGGCTGTTCGTGATCGGCAATACTCATGGAGTGGTTCCTGTCTGCGGAAAAGAAAAATGGGTGCGCCAGCCTTTGCCCAGGGACCGGCACAGGCCGGCCTGCATGATCAGGAGCGCGGCCTGCTGCTGGACGCGGGCGCGCTCCAGCTGTTGCAGCCGCAGCCGCTGATCCAGCACCGTATTGTAGGGCAGAAGGCCGTTTTGATATCGCCAGCGGGCGTTTTGCAGGGCCCGGGCGGAAAGGTCCATCTGGATGTCCAGTGCGGCCAGATGCTCCTGCTGTTTCCGGACGGCGCTCAGGCCCGAGTCCGTTTCGGCCAGAGCGGTCAGCACAGTGTTTTCGTAGTCGGTCAGCCGTTCGCGGCGCACGGCGTCCTGACGGCGGACTTCGGCCGCACGCCGTCCTCCATCCAGAAGGGGGGCGGTCAGGGCCGCCGCGATATTGGCCGCCCAGTTGTCGAAAATCCGTTCCACTTCCGCCGCTTCGTGACTGAATC
Above is a window of Desulfomicrobium orale DSM 12838 DNA encoding:
- a CDS encoding efflux RND transporter permease subunit gives rise to the protein MTRINQRGPIAWMANNPVAANLLMMACLLGGLIVAPHIKQEFLPEPSSEIVTVSVAYPGASPEEVEQGIVLAIEERVAGLDGVKEVLSSSAENSGLVTVKALSGTDIQRLAQDIKSEVDRITSFPKEAETPKVTVSSRRLQTVFLTLYGDVNEIALRSLAETVRDELLQDPEITQINLDGIRDLEISVEISQERLRAHGLTLDEVADIIGKSALELPGGSMKTTQGEILVRVRDRRELGVEFAKLPVITTPEGSVVRLEDLGTVTDGFAEADIMARYNGQPAVLLDVYSVGDQTPVSVSTAVAGHLDRLNQMLPPGVRLAKTFDLSDMFRQRMDLLIKNGIIGLLLVFGLLTLFLEIRLAFWVSMGIPVSILGSFLFLPAADVSINMISMFAFIVTLGIVVDDAIVVGENVYQYREQGLPPLKAAIAGAREMVTPVTFAVLTNMVAFAPMFFVPGSLGRFFSIIPIIVISVFLISLTEVLFVLPSHLGHQKARTISWLAPLQRLQGRFSAGFMRMVDEIFSPLLAWTIRLRYLTLAAAVAGLGITAGYVGSGRMGFDVSPSVESDYAYAALELPFGSPLERTEAVLEQLVRAAGELAKELGDDNLVQGIYSQAGDDRGGHQGSVLVFLAPPEKRSISTTEFTRRWRESVGDIPGVDTLKFQADRGGSGSGAALTVELSHRSTQVLELAGKELAQTLGEYAQTSDIDDGVSQGKMQFDFSLLPQGMSLGLTSLDVARQIRSAYYGAEALRQQRGRNELRVMTRLPLDERSSVHSIENFLLRTPKRSYVPLREVAEVKMGRSYTSIERRKGRRVISVTADVTPRSEAGTIQQSLTESVLPRLVERFPGLTYSFEGKQAESEEGVSALMTGLGIAVLGIFVLLAVPLRSYVQPVIIMTSIPFGIVGAVLGHLLMGYSFSLVSLFGIVALSGVVVNASLVLIDCANSKRRLGQSALTAIHQASLQRFRPILLTTVTTFGGLAPMIWETSRQARFLIPMALSLGFGIVFATFITLGIVPSLYMILEDLRRFFRALLK
- a CDS encoding efflux RND transporter periplasmic adaptor subunit, which produces MSIADHEQPEPLSRRMKLLTALLCLLVLGAGAALAAYFLATRPTPPQRPPVPLSPLVEAMPVRSGPAHIVIHAMGTVVPARETSIRAEVPGTVRQMSADFEPGGVVAAGKSLLRLETEDFQLAALTRKAALEQAKADLALERGYQEVARHEWEILSREGQATGSPDLALRKPQLAQARARLLQAEAGLAQAELDLRRTTVTAPFTALVLEKNVNLGAHVSTQETLGKLVDVSQYWVEASVPVDQLLWIALPGKDRPGSAADILAPDGSSRARGRVLRLLGDLENQGRMARILVSVPSPLDVRPTPVLLGEYVRLAIRGARLDGVIRLPRAALHDGDTVWTVRDGLLDIRQVTVAWRDRESVLVSGGLSSGDMVVTSDIPAPIAGMSVTLSGQSPSEP